A genomic segment from Leptospira congkakensis encodes:
- a CDS encoding ABC transporter ATP-binding protein, with protein sequence MKTSRIAFDLAYKSSPFLTAFISILTIANGLFPSLLVWIGKLIIDSILLTNSQPSEWNQLLQSDAVQLVYVEGILTILFFGSQKLYNVSYTLLRIRLGQEVNERILSKAIRLELTHFEDSETYDKMTQARTEASSKPLSMVTRFFTITQSSVTIISFFGLLIKLSPLASFILVIAAIPSFIAETKFSSHSFRLFRWKAKETREQVYLETLMAREDNAKEILLFNLGKEFLNRYKDNFQRIYNEDRKLTIYKGFFSFLLGLLSQFAFYGSYIWIVCLALLHKISLGEMTMYLVIFRQGQNTFSNALSAFGGIYEDHLYIENLMEFLDLPILKQYGTAKGNHQRLGIVFDSVSFQYPGSKQPSLSNVSFELKPEEKLAIVGENGSGKTTLIKLLTRLYSPTSGNIYLDGINLEDWDEETLRRRFGVIFQNFVQYQFKVGENIGMGDVLKNQSEAEWIPAAKLGMAHEFVTNLENGYETRLGKWFKDGRELSGGQWQKVALARAFMRSNADILILDEPTSAIDAEAEMKVFEHFREHTQGKTVILISHRFSTVRMADQILVLEQGKKTEWGSHEDLLLNKGKYEKLFRLQQAGYQ encoded by the coding sequence TTGAAAACCTCGAGAATTGCTTTTGATTTGGCATATAAGAGCTCTCCTTTTTTAACCGCATTTATCTCTATCCTGACCATTGCCAATGGCCTATTTCCTTCATTACTCGTTTGGATAGGAAAACTAATCATCGATTCCATTCTTCTCACAAACTCACAACCAAGTGAATGGAATCAATTATTACAATCAGATGCAGTTCAGTTAGTTTATGTCGAAGGTATACTAACGATCCTATTTTTTGGTTCACAAAAATTATATAATGTCTCTTATACTTTGCTTCGCATTCGATTAGGGCAAGAAGTTAACGAAAGAATTTTATCCAAAGCCATTCGTTTAGAACTCACTCATTTCGAAGATTCCGAAACATACGATAAAATGACTCAAGCCAGAACAGAGGCTTCTTCAAAACCTCTTTCGATGGTGACACGTTTTTTCACGATAACTCAATCCTCCGTCACCATTATAAGTTTTTTTGGACTTCTTATCAAACTTTCACCACTTGCTTCTTTTATTTTAGTGATTGCGGCTATCCCTTCTTTTATTGCCGAAACAAAGTTTTCTAGTCATAGTTTTCGTTTGTTTCGATGGAAAGCAAAAGAGACAAGAGAACAAGTGTATCTTGAAACTCTTATGGCAAGAGAAGATAATGCAAAAGAAATTTTACTTTTTAATTTAGGAAAAGAATTTTTAAATAGATACAAAGATAACTTTCAAAGAATATATAACGAAGATAGAAAACTAACCATCTATAAAGGTTTTTTTAGTTTCCTTCTCGGATTACTCAGTCAATTTGCATTTTACGGTTCCTATATCTGGATTGTATGTCTTGCTTTATTACATAAAATTTCATTGGGTGAAATGACTATGTATCTAGTTATCTTTAGACAGGGACAAAACACATTCTCCAATGCACTTTCTGCCTTTGGTGGAATTTATGAAGACCATTTATATATAGAAAACCTAATGGAGTTTCTGGATTTACCCATCCTAAAACAATACGGAACTGCCAAAGGTAATCACCAAAGATTAGGAATTGTTTTTGATTCTGTTTCTTTTCAATATCCAGGTTCCAAACAACCTTCATTATCCAATGTTAGTTTTGAATTAAAACCGGAAGAGAAACTTGCCATCGTCGGGGAAAATGGATCAGGAAAAACAACTCTTATCAAACTCCTAACTCGTTTGTATTCACCTACATCTGGAAATATTTATTTAGATGGAATCAACTTAGAAGATTGGGACGAAGAAACTTTACGTAGAAGGTTTGGAGTCATTTTTCAAAACTTTGTTCAGTATCAATTCAAAGTGGGTGAGAACATTGGAATGGGCGATGTGTTAAAAAATCAATCAGAAGCAGAATGGATACCTGCAGCAAAATTAGGCATGGCGCATGAATTTGTAACAAATTTGGAAAATGGATATGAAACTAGACTTGGAAAATGGTTTAAAGACGGTCGAGAATTGTCTGGTGGACAATGGCAAAAAGTGGCTCTTGCTCGTGCCTTTATGAGATCCAATGCGGATATTTTAATCTTAGATGAACCTACATCTGCCATTGATGCTGAAGCAGAAATGAAAGTTTTTGAACACTTTAGAGAACATACACAAGGAAAAACTGTAATCCTAATTTCCCATCGTTTTTCCACAGTGCGAATGGCTGACCAAATTTTAGTACTCGAACAGGGAAAAAAAACGGAATGGGGAAGCCATGAAGACCTCCTTTTAAATAAAGGAAAATATGAAAAACTATTTCGATTACAACAAGCGGGATATCAATAG
- a CDS encoding pseudouridine synthase, whose product MAKERLDKVLGNYGLGSRSDVKKEIHQGFVKVNGIVIKDPGFKVSLTDEIIYYEETLVRKEFYYFMMNKAPDCITATEDTREKTVMDYLSERHQNMELFPVGRLDKETEGLLLFTTDGILAHYYTSPKHFVEKEYYAEISDLVTGEDIKAFEKGIVLDDGYKTLPARLAVPNLEKPTVVTVWLKEGKYRQIRRMFQSLGKEVTYLKRMKMGKLELDPTLALGKYRELTLDEEILLKQKS is encoded by the coding sequence ATGGCAAAAGAACGGTTGGATAAAGTGCTCGGAAATTATGGTCTAGGATCTCGTTCCGATGTCAAAAAAGAGATTCATCAGGGGTTTGTTAAAGTCAATGGAATCGTAATCAAAGATCCTGGTTTTAAAGTTTCTCTTACTGATGAAATCATTTACTACGAAGAAACTCTCGTTCGAAAAGAGTTTTATTATTTTATGATGAACAAAGCACCGGATTGTATTACAGCTACGGAAGACACACGTGAAAAAACAGTGATGGACTACTTAAGTGAAAGACATCAAAATATGGAATTGTTTCCTGTGGGTCGGTTAGATAAAGAAACAGAAGGGTTGTTATTGTTTACCACTGATGGAATACTTGCCCATTATTATACATCACCAAAACATTTTGTAGAAAAAGAATATTATGCTGAAATTTCTGATTTAGTAACAGGAGAGGATATAAAAGCCTTTGAGAAGGGAATTGTTTTGGATGATGGATATAAAACTTTGCCAGCAAGACTTGCCGTTCCAAACCTTGAAAAGCCAACAGTGGTTACCGTTTGGTTAAAAGAAGGAAAATATAGGCAAATTCGCCGGATGTTTCAAAGTTTAGGTAAAGAAGTAACTTATCTCAAACGAATGAAAATGGGGAAATTAGAATTAGATCCTACACTTGCTCTAGGTAAGTATCGCGAATTAACTTTGGATGAGGAAATTCTTCTCAAACAGAAATCATAA